The following proteins come from a genomic window of Desulfurispora thermophila DSM 16022:
- a CDS encoding ATP-binding protein: MARLDRLKLIGEMAASIGHEIRNPMTTVRGFLQLLSRQEEFAAHRGHFRLMIEELDRANAIITEYLSLARSKSAARGSHNLSHIVSALLPLLQAHASELGHDLVVQLESLPELLLDEKEIRQLILNLVRNGLEAMDKKGVLTIRTCQQEDEVVLVVQDEGRGMVPGVLEKIGPPFFSTKENGTGLGLAVCYSIAARHDARLEIDTGPAGTTVRVRFKKPVL; this comes from the coding sequence ATGGCCCGCCTGGACCGGTTGAAGCTGATCGGGGAAATGGCCGCCAGCATCGGTCATGAGATCCGCAATCCCATGACCACGGTGCGGGGGTTTTTGCAGCTGTTGTCCCGGCAGGAGGAGTTTGCGGCGCACCGGGGGCATTTCCGGCTGATGATTGAAGAGCTGGACCGGGCCAATGCCATCATCACCGAATATCTGTCTCTGGCACGCAGCAAGTCTGCCGCCAGGGGTAGCCATAACTTGAGCCACATTGTGAGCGCTCTGCTGCCCCTGTTGCAGGCCCATGCCAGTGAATTGGGCCATGATCTGGTGGTGCAGCTGGAGTCGCTGCCCGAGCTGCTGCTGGATGAAAAGGAGATTCGCCAGCTGATCCTGAATCTGGTGCGCAATGGCCTGGAGGCCATGGACAAAAAGGGAGTGCTAACCATCAGAACCTGCCAGCAAGAGGACGAAGTGGTACTGGTCGTGCAGGATGAGGGTCGGGGGATGGTGCCCGGTGTGCTGGAGAAAATTGGCCCCCCCTTTTTCAGCACCAAGGAGAACGGCACCGGTCTGGGCCTGGCGGTGTGCTACAGCATTGCCGCCCGGCACGACGCCCGGCTGGAGATAGATACCGGTCCGGCAGGTACTACTGTCCGGGTGCGGTTTAAAAAACCTGTGCTATGA